A single region of the Mercenaria mercenaria strain notata chromosome 6, MADL_Memer_1, whole genome shotgun sequence genome encodes:
- the LOC123550252 gene encoding uncharacterized protein LOC123550252 produces MSEAPAIPAKPSEGVPEPETFWELIEKLLQHSSHDEQKRLRHNVSLSALCRGHALSKLTRDKTPQITKSTFTSKDHTNSKMSKVLQNTKQKELSSGWKLALRRNKNHDTNAQQTRSECNLSDSDVVYVKDSEIPASERLWRFAIRNRQHQQEDEASKDDHKPIPSVRSNEAIYEGLRRRLEDAKTEDNTVIKPKQKLKRQMKKVKKHHCENKTNNFGFASSKIENKDSKSIPNTTVSLARNPKPSMPKQQTKSRPIAHDLNRTPVKNLIESGEMVYSYVTPEHFETKRSLYDSVLKKRLTCGNRLQMINREIVDKNMNPRTVLSRETTKKYTELKSDYLKLCYQESSLRHEIAVLHAEIYMMQNKKIHKRPAAVKTITLDSNFSQLPQTADTCDTKNNRNDFEKVVPLPRLKPPKPLILAQQKHRYYVNDQSMQARKPVQTKEMSFSTQKAAPSKKGSSTSFPRLVQKMSPKSVCALYSLTASLQAPPKRQPNALLVPDTDEIQTAHRLPKINIPVNTHL; encoded by the exons ATGAGCGAGGCCCCGGCAATTCCGGCCAAACCAAGCGAAGGCGTGCCGGAACCAGAAACTTTCTGGGAACTAATTGAGAAGCTCCTCCAACATTCGTCACATGATGAACAAAAACGATTACGTCATAATGTTTCGTTGTCAGCGCTGTGCCGCGGGCATGCGCTATCGAAACTCACTCGAGACAAAACGCCGCAAATCACAAAAAGTACCTTTACCTCAAAAGATCACACAAATTCTAAGATGTCGAAAGTCTTGCAAAATACTAAACAAAAGGAACTTTCAAGTGGATGGAAACTGGCGCTAAGGAGGAATAAAAACCACGACACGAACGCCCAACAAACCAGAAGTGAATGTAATTTGTCAGACTCGGATGTAGTTTACGTTAAAGATTCAGAAATACCCGCATCGGAGCGGCTTTGGCGGTTTGCTATAAGAAATAGACAACATCAGCAAGAGGACGAAGCGAGCAAGGATGATCATAAACCAATACCAAGTGTCCGGAGTAACGAAGCAATTTATGAAGGACTCAGAAGGAGACTAGAAGACGCAAAAACAGAGGATAACACTGTAATTAAAcctaaacaaaaactgaaaaggcagatgaaaaaagttaaaaagcatcattgtgaaaataaaacaaacaatttcggCTTTGCCAGTAGTAAGATAGAAAATAAAGATTCCAAATCCATCCCAAACACAACAGTTTCTTTAGCCAGAAACCCAAAACCATCAATGCCAAAGCAGCAAACGAAATCCAGACCAATTGCTCATGATTTAAATCGAACACCTGTCAAAAATCTCATTGAATCTGGTGAAATGGTTTATTCCTACGTCACTCCAGAACATTTCGAAACTAAGAGGTCATTGTACGATTCAGTGTTGAAAAAACGACTGACATGTGGCAACCGTCTACAAATGATTAACAGAGAGATCGTTGATAAAAACATGAACCCTCGAACGGTGCTAAGCCGGGAAACAACGAAGAAATACACGGAATTAAAAAGCGACTATTTAAAGCTTTGTTACCAAGAGTCTTCCTTACGTCATGAAATCGCAGTGCTGCATGCAGAAATATATatgatgcaaaataaaaaaatccacaAAAGACCAGCAGCAGTGAAAACGATTACCTTAGACTCAAATTTCTCGCAACTCCCTCAGACAGCCGACACTTGTGATACGAAAAATAATAGGAATGACTTTGAAAAAGTGGTACCTTTACCGCGCCTAAAACCACCCAAACCTCTAATTTTAGCACAGCAGAAACACAGGTATTATGTAAATGATCAGTCAATGCAAGCTAGGAAGCCGGTGCAAACAAAAGAAATGTCATTTAGCACACAGAAAGCAGCTCCAAGTAAGAAAGGTTCCAGCACGAGTTTTCCGCGTTTGGTACAAAAAATGTCGCCAAAAAGTGTATGTGCATTGTATTCGCTGACGGCATCACTACAAGCTCCACCAAAGAG ACAACCTAACGCACTACTGGTACCCGACACTGATGAAATACAGACAGCTCACAGGCTCCCAAAGATCAATATACCTGTAAACACACATTTGTAA